The proteins below come from a single Paenarthrobacter ureafaciens genomic window:
- a CDS encoding IS481 family transposase codes for MSYVTHANADLTPKARAKLARLVVEEGWTLRRAAERFQCSPATAKKWVDRYRVRGEDGMADASSRPRRSPKRTPVRTERRIVGLRFNRRWGPHRIAAHLGLARSTVGKVLTRYRMPRLACLDQGTGLPVRTPAPQRYEHENPGDLIHVDIKKLGRIPDGGGHRALGRAKGQRNRRAGTGYAYLHHAVDDHTRLAYSEILNDEKKETAAAFWLRAAAFFAAHGITVKAVLTDNGSCYRSRTFAAALGPHLKHRRTRPYRPQTNGKVERFNRTLATEWAYARPYTSETERAATYPAWLHHYNHHRTHTGIGGKTPISRVHNLSGNYT; via the coding sequence TTGTCCTACGTTACCCATGCCAACGCCGATCTGACACCTAAGGCCAGGGCGAAGCTGGCCCGTTTGGTCGTTGAGGAGGGCTGGACGTTGCGCCGGGCCGCGGAACGTTTTCAATGCTCACCAGCGACGGCCAAGAAGTGGGTGGACCGCTACAGGGTCCGTGGTGAGGACGGCATGGCTGACGCGTCCTCCCGCCCGCGGCGGAGCCCGAAACGCACCCCCGTACGCACCGAACGCCGCATTGTGGGGTTGAGGTTCAATCGGCGGTGGGGACCGCACCGGATAGCGGCCCACCTGGGCTTGGCCCGCTCCACCGTCGGCAAGGTCCTGACCCGGTACCGGATGCCCCGGCTGGCCTGCCTGGATCAGGGCACCGGTCTGCCCGTTCGCACACCTGCACCGCAGCGCTACGAGCACGAGAACCCCGGAGACCTGATCCACGTGGACATCAAGAAGCTTGGGCGCATCCCCGACGGCGGCGGACACCGCGCCCTCGGACGCGCCAAGGGGCAGCGGAACCGCCGTGCCGGGACCGGTTATGCCTACCTGCATCATGCCGTCGATGACCACACCCGGCTCGCGTACTCCGAAATCCTCAACGACGAAAAGAAGGAAACGGCCGCCGCCTTCTGGCTGCGAGCCGCCGCATTCTTCGCCGCCCACGGCATCACCGTCAAAGCGGTGCTCACGGACAACGGGTCCTGCTACCGCTCCCGGACCTTCGCAGCAGCCCTGGGACCGCACCTCAAACACCGGCGCACCCGCCCCTACCGACCCCAAACCAACGGCAAGGTGGAACGCTTCAACCGCACCCTCGCCACCGAATGGGCCTACGCCCGGCCCTACACCTCAGAAACCGAGCGCGCCGCCACCTACCCGGCATGGCTCCACCATTACAATCATCACCGAACCCATACCGGCATCGGAGGCAAAACCCCCATCAGCCGCGTTCACAACCTCAGTGGGAATTACACCTAG
- a CDS encoding LacI family DNA-binding transcriptional regulator: MVTMSEVARVAGVSQSTVSHVVNKTRRIAPETEKAVKAAIEATGYVNDGIAKSLRTGKTNSIGLAISAMSNPYFGEVVHSIEKHLSDLGYSLVLADTHDDPERELRAVRDLLAQRPAGIILAPSADPHEALRQISRRGIATVLLDRVPEQLDPTQPIDAVGVENTEAMSQLVQHLAGRGHRRIALISGRSGLRTSIERTEGYLLGLERSGIQPDEDLIRDGHSEAGPAAQAIKELLALPSPPTALITANNQMTIGAMRGLRELGLRVPADIGLAAFDDFEWADLFDPRLTVMAQPVEELGTLAAEMLIQRLEQPELKPREVRLAPRLIVRDSGGSRN, from the coding sequence ATGGTGACCATGAGCGAAGTAGCCCGTGTGGCGGGCGTTTCACAAAGCACGGTTTCCCATGTGGTCAACAAGACCCGACGCATCGCCCCGGAGACGGAGAAGGCTGTCAAGGCGGCCATCGAAGCCACAGGCTACGTCAACGACGGGATCGCCAAGTCCCTCCGCACGGGCAAGACCAACTCCATCGGGTTGGCCATCTCCGCGATGTCCAACCCGTACTTCGGGGAGGTCGTCCACTCCATTGAGAAGCACCTGTCGGATCTTGGCTACAGCCTGGTGCTGGCCGACACCCACGACGATCCCGAGCGCGAATTGCGGGCTGTCCGGGACCTCCTGGCCCAACGGCCGGCAGGGATCATCCTTGCTCCCTCCGCCGACCCGCACGAGGCTTTGCGGCAAATCTCCCGCAGGGGCATCGCCACTGTCCTGCTGGACCGTGTACCGGAACAGCTGGATCCCACGCAGCCCATCGATGCCGTGGGGGTGGAGAACACCGAAGCGATGTCCCAGCTGGTGCAGCACCTTGCCGGGCGAGGACACCGCCGCATCGCACTGATCTCCGGACGCAGCGGGTTGCGGACATCCATAGAACGCACCGAAGGATACCTCCTGGGACTGGAACGATCCGGGATCCAGCCGGATGAGGACCTCATCCGCGATGGACACTCGGAAGCCGGCCCGGCAGCCCAGGCCATCAAAGAGCTCTTGGCACTGCCTTCGCCGCCAACCGCCTTGATTACCGCCAACAACCAAATGACCATCGGGGCCATGCGGGGCCTCAGGGAACTGGGCCTCCGTGTTCCGGCCGATATTGGGCTGGCAGCCTTCGACGACTTTGAATGGGCCGACCTTTTCGACCCCCGGTTGACCGTCATGGCACAACCCGTGGAAGAACTCGGAACCCTGGCCGCCGAAATGCTGATCCAGCGGCTGGAACAACCCGAACTCAAACCGAGGGAAGTGCGCCTGGCGCCCCGGCTGATCGTCCGTGACTCCGGCGGCTCCCGTAACTAG
- a CDS encoding nucleoside/nucleotide kinase family protein, which translates to MELSKQRPFPETLEADVGLLSQRILGSLVPGRRFILGVCGAPGAGKSTLAEQLAAKLGSDTAVVVPMDGFHLGHEVIKDSPKLERKGAIDTFDIGGFHSLLQRLRSRNEEVVYAPAYRRGLEEPIAASIAVPRSVPVVITEGNYLLAPVPQWQDARALLDEVWYLEIPHEVRVARLIDRHVHFGKARSKALEWVHGSDESNADFIRTTMESADLIIRFA; encoded by the coding sequence ATGGAGCTGAGTAAGCAGCGGCCGTTTCCGGAGACCCTGGAGGCCGATGTTGGACTGCTGTCGCAGCGCATACTCGGCAGCTTGGTCCCCGGCCGCAGGTTCATTCTGGGCGTGTGCGGCGCACCCGGGGCAGGCAAGTCCACCCTCGCCGAACAACTGGCCGCAAAACTGGGCAGTGATACGGCCGTGGTGGTTCCCATGGACGGGTTCCACCTAGGCCACGAGGTCATCAAGGATTCGCCGAAGCTTGAACGAAAGGGCGCCATTGATACGTTCGATATCGGTGGGTTCCATTCCCTGCTGCAGCGGCTTCGTTCCCGGAACGAAGAGGTCGTCTACGCCCCCGCCTACCGGCGGGGACTGGAAGAGCCGATCGCCGCCTCGATCGCTGTGCCAAGGAGCGTCCCGGTGGTTATCACCGAAGGCAACTACCTCCTCGCTCCGGTTCCGCAGTGGCAGGATGCGCGGGCGTTGCTGGATGAAGTCTGGTACCTGGAGATCCCCCACGAGGTTCGGGTTGCGCGGCTCATCGACCGCCACGTCCACTTCGGCAAAGCCAGGTCCAAGGCCCTTGAATGGGTCCATGGTTCGGATGAATCAAATGCGGACTTCATCAGGACCACCATGGAGTCCGCCGACCTGATCATTCGTTTCGCGTGA
- a CDS encoding rhamnose ABC transporter substrate-binding protein, producing the protein MRTTTRAALSGVAAIGLASLALTACTPAGGGAANAGECTPKDNITVGYIPKLGDDPYMTTVRDGAQRAAAELGGSNKVVYTSPSEATGAAQIPFVQQLISQKVDVIAISGSDLNGAAAELKKAQAQGIKVITFDSDVAPEARSLFVNQAKTEELGTGMLDSMSDLLGGQGEFAILSSTQTAVNQNAWIADIKKRLESESKFSGMKLVDVVYGEEKADVSANRAKELVTTHPNLKGIIVPAGISLPAAATALDEIGALGKVKLTGLAPASLIRKHIETGNVQDIWWNVSDLGYLSFYAAKAVAGCSVTGKAGETFDAGTLGSYTVGEQNVVILGPAKTVTPANVSEFAF; encoded by the coding sequence ATGCGTACAACCACCAGGGCTGCCCTGTCCGGAGTAGCTGCCATCGGTTTGGCAAGCCTTGCCCTGACCGCCTGTACACCCGCCGGAGGCGGCGCCGCCAATGCCGGCGAGTGCACCCCCAAGGACAACATCACCGTGGGGTACATTCCCAAGCTCGGTGACGATCCCTACATGACCACAGTCCGGGACGGCGCCCAAAGAGCGGCGGCGGAACTGGGTGGCAGCAACAAGGTCGTCTACACCTCACCCAGCGAAGCGACCGGTGCAGCCCAGATTCCGTTCGTGCAGCAGCTGATCTCGCAGAAGGTGGATGTCATAGCCATCTCGGGCAGCGACCTCAATGGCGCAGCGGCCGAATTGAAAAAGGCGCAGGCCCAGGGCATCAAGGTCATCACCTTTGACTCGGATGTGGCGCCGGAAGCCCGGTCATTGTTCGTGAACCAGGCCAAGACCGAAGAACTGGGCACAGGGATGCTGGACAGCATGAGCGATCTGCTGGGCGGCCAGGGTGAATTTGCCATCCTGTCCTCCACCCAGACAGCCGTCAACCAGAATGCCTGGATCGCCGATATCAAGAAGCGGCTTGAGTCCGAGTCGAAGTTCAGCGGCATGAAACTCGTGGACGTCGTCTATGGCGAGGAGAAAGCGGACGTCAGCGCCAACCGCGCCAAGGAACTGGTGACCACCCACCCGAACCTCAAGGGCATCATTGTCCCCGCCGGAATCTCCCTGCCCGCTGCCGCTACTGCCTTGGACGAGATTGGCGCGCTGGGCAAAGTGAAGCTCACGGGCCTCGCGCCCGCCTCCCTGATCAGGAAGCACATCGAAACAGGCAACGTCCAGGACATCTGGTGGAACGTCTCCGACCTCGGCTACCTGTCCTTCTACGCAGCCAAGGCCGTTGCCGGCTGCAGCGTCACGGGCAAGGCGGGCGAGACCTTCGACGCCGGAACCCTGGGCTCCTACACGGTGGGAGAACAGAACGTGGTGATCCTCGGACCAGCCAAGACCGTCACGCCGGCAAACGTCAGCGAATTCGCGTTCTAA
- a CDS encoding ABC transporter permease has product MSIASTAAPLHRLQARLLTWEGLLGAFAILLILTAVLTTPGFADGYNLGSSVARMAAKALMVLPLVFLIIAREIDISVASIAGLTGITFGMVIQSGGSTPVAAVAALAVGLACGVLNGFLVAVLGLPSLVVTLGTLALFRGLCYVLVGGTPISNMPPEIISLGNDSILGTYIPAAIVPFLLLAPVFLVVLHKTPFGRRVFAIGGNPATASYSGVKNRKIIFELFVTSGLVAALAGVIHVGITSSASPDGALGYELDVVTVVFLGGISFLGGKGRMTGVFWALVVVIAIRSMLQLQNFGAYGQAAVVGLVLILSLLMANITNTVSSALAARRTRAQKLGPGSGQPVSPSVPSSK; this is encoded by the coding sequence ATGTCCATCGCATCAACCGCTGCTCCCCTGCACCGCCTGCAAGCGCGGCTGCTGACCTGGGAAGGGCTCCTCGGGGCTTTCGCCATCCTCTTGATCCTCACGGCGGTCCTCACTACGCCCGGCTTCGCTGACGGTTACAACCTTGGATCGTCGGTGGCCCGCATGGCAGCCAAGGCACTCATGGTCCTGCCCCTGGTGTTCCTGATCATTGCCCGGGAGATCGACATCTCCGTGGCAAGCATCGCCGGACTGACCGGAATCACGTTCGGCATGGTGATCCAGTCCGGAGGAAGCACGCCCGTGGCCGCAGTGGCCGCTTTGGCGGTGGGCCTGGCCTGCGGGGTCCTCAACGGTTTCCTTGTGGCCGTCCTCGGCCTCCCCTCGCTGGTAGTCACGCTGGGTACCCTGGCCCTGTTCCGCGGTCTGTGCTACGTCCTGGTGGGCGGCACTCCCATCAGCAACATGCCCCCGGAAATCATCTCCCTGGGCAACGATTCTATCCTCGGCACCTACATCCCGGCGGCAATCGTACCGTTCCTGTTGCTGGCCCCGGTCTTCCTCGTCGTGCTTCACAAGACCCCGTTCGGCCGCCGCGTCTTTGCCATCGGCGGCAACCCGGCCACCGCTTCCTATTCAGGAGTCAAGAACCGGAAGATCATCTTCGAGCTGTTCGTCACCTCGGGATTGGTCGCCGCCCTCGCCGGCGTCATCCACGTGGGAATCACCTCATCAGCGTCTCCCGACGGCGCGCTGGGCTACGAACTGGACGTCGTAACGGTCGTCTTCCTCGGTGGGATCAGCTTCCTGGGCGGAAAAGGCCGCATGACCGGCGTTTTCTGGGCCCTGGTAGTGGTCATCGCCATCCGGAGCATGCTCCAGCTACAAAACTTCGGCGCCTACGGCCAAGCAGCAGTGGTCGGCCTCGTCCTGATCCTCTCGTTGCTCATGGCCAACATCACCAATACCGTCTCCTCAGCGCTGGCAGCCCGCAGAACCAGGGCCCAAAAGCTCGGTCCAGGCAGCGGGCAACCAGTTTCCCCATCCGTTCCATCCAGCAAATGA